A genomic stretch from Tenrec ecaudatus isolate mTenEca1 chromosome X, mTenEca1.hap1, whole genome shotgun sequence includes:
- the SRPK3 gene encoding SRSF protein kinase 3 produces the protein MSASTGVGGGDSGSSSSSQTSCGPESSGSELAPAAPVPQLLQGLLGSDDEEQEDPKDYCKGGYYPVKIGDLFNGRYHVVRKLGWGHFSTVWLCWDIQRKRFVALKVVKSAGHYTETAVDEIKLLKCVRDSDPSDPKRETIVQLIDDFRISGVNGVHVCMVLEVLGHQLLKWIIKSNYQGLPVACVKSIVRQVLHGLDYLHTKCKVIHTDIKPENILLCVGDAYIRRLAAEATEWQQSGGPPPSRSTVSTAPQEALIGKLSKNKRKKLRRKRQQQRRLLEERLRDLQRLEAMEAAAQAEDANLSLEGGSGSTSSSGCHPGGPGTGPSPASSSPGPGGGRSLSPSSQTSGFSGSLFSTASCSILSGSSNQRETGGLLSPSMPFGASSLLVNPLEPQNADKIKIKIADLGNACWVHKHFTDDIQTRQYRAVEVLIGAEYGPPADIWSTACMAFELATGDYLFEPHSGEDYSRDEDHIAHIVELLGDIPPVFALSGRYSREFFNRRGELRHIHNLKHWGLYEVLMEKYEWPLEQATQFSAFLLPMMEYIPEKRASAADCLQHPWLNP, from the exons ATGAGCGCCAGCACCGGTGTTGGTGGTGGGgacagcggcagcagcagcag CTCCCAGACCTCCTGTGGGCCCGAGTCATCTGGCTCTGAGCTGGCACCCGCAGCACCGGTGccccagctgctgcaggggctTCTGGGCTCAGATGATGAAGAGCAGGAGGACCCCAAGGACTACTGCAAGG GTGGCTACTACCCAGTGAAGATTGGCGATTTGTTCAATGGGCGGTACCACGTGGTCCGCAAGCTGGGCTGGGGCCATTTTTCAACCGTCTGGCTTTGCTGGGACATCCA GCGCAAACGGTTTGTGGCCCTGAAAGTGGTGAAGAGCGCGGGCCATTACACGGAGACAGCTGTGGATGAGATCAAGCTCCTGAAATGT GTGCGGGACAGTGACCCCAGTGACCCCAAGAGAGAGACCATCGTCCAGCTTATTGACGACTTCCGGATCTCTGGGGTTAACGGCGTCC ATGTGTGCATGGTGCTGGAGGTCCTGGGCCACCAGCTCCTCAAGTGGATCATCAAATCCAATTACCAAGGCCTGCCAGTGGCCTGCGTGAAGAGCATCGTGAGGCAG GTGCTGCATGGCCTGGATTACCTGCACACCAAGTGCAAAGTCATCCACACGGACATCAAGCCCGAGAACATCCTACTGTGTGTGGGGGATGCCTACATCCGGCGACTGGCTGCCGAGGCCACTGAGTGGCAGCAGTCTGGGGGCCCGCCCCCCTCCCGCTCCACAG TCAGCACTGCCCCACAGGAGGCCTTG ATTGGGAAGCTGTCCAAGAACAAGAGAAAGAAGTTGCGACGCAAGAGGCAGCAGCAGAGACGGCTGCTGGAGGAGCGGCTGCGGGACTTACAGAGGCTGGAGGCCATGGAGGCTGCAGCCCAGGCAGAGG ATGCCAACTTGAGCCTAGAAGGGGGCAGTGGCTCCACCTCGTCTTCTGGCTGCCACCCTGGGGGCCCCGGTACAGGCCCCTCCCCTGCATCATCTTCGCCAGGCCCAGGTGGGGGCCGCAGTCTCAGCCCCAGTTCACAGACATCAGGCTTCTCAGGCTCACTCTTCTCCACTGCCTCCTGCTCCATCCTCTCGGGCTCGTCCAACCAGCGAGAGACAGGTGGTCTCCTGTCACCCAGCA TGCCATTCGGCGCCTCAAGCCTCCTGGTGAATCCCCTGGAGCCCCAGAATGCTGACAAGATCAAGATCAAGATCGCCGATCTGGGCAACGCCTGCTGGGTG CACAAGCACTTCACTGATGACATCCAGACTCGCCAATACCGGGCTGTAGAGGTCCTGATCGGCGCCGAGTATGGCCCCCCAGCTGACATCTGGAGCACGGCATGCATG GCCTTTGAGCTGGCCACTGGCGACTACTTGTTTGAGCCCCACTCGGGGGAAGACTACAGCAGAGATGAGG ACCACATCGCCCACATCGTGGAGCTCCTGGGGGACATCCCCCCCGTGTTTGCCCTCTCTGGCCGCTACTCCCGGGAGTTCTTCAATCGCAGAG GTGAGCTGCGGCACATCCACAACCTCAAACACTGGGGCCTGTATGAGGTGCTCATGGAGAAATATGAGTGGCCCCTGGAGCAGGCTACACAGTTCAGCGCCTTCCTGTTGCCCATGATGGAGTACATCCCGGAGAAACGGGCCAGCGCCGCCGACTGCTTACAGCACCCCTGGCTCAACCCCTAG
- the IDH3G gene encoding isocitrate dehydrogenase [NAD] subunit gamma, mitochondrial, with protein sequence MALKVATAACGTAKAVLRPVILCRPWEVLGTHEAPRRSISSQQTIPPSAKYGGRHTVTMIPGDGIGPELMLHVKSVFRHACVPVDFEEVHVSSTADEEDIRNAIMAIRRNRVALKGNIETNHNLPPSHKSRNNILRTSLDLYANVIHCKSLPGVVTRYKDIDILIVRENTEGEYSSLEHESVTGVVESLKIITKAKSLRIAEYAFKLAQESGRKKVTAVHKANIMKLGDGLFLQCCREVAARYPQIAFESMIVDNTTMQLVSRPQQFDVMVMPNLYGNIVNNVCAGLVGGPGLVAGANYGHVYAVFETATRNTGKSIANKNIANPTATLLASCMMLDHLKLHSYASAIRKAVLVSMDNENVHTPDIGGQGTTSEAIQHIIRHIRVNGGTVEA encoded by the exons ATGGCGCTGAAAGTGGCTACAGCCGCCTGTGGCACTGCGAAGGCAGTTCTCAGACCCGTCATCCTCTGCCGTCCTTGGGAG GTCCTAGGTACCCACGAGGCCCCACGGAGAAGCATCTCCTCG CAGCAAACAATT CCTCCATCAGCGAAGTATGGTGGGCGACACACAGTGACCATGATTCCCGGGGACGGCATCGGTCCTGAGCTGATGCTGCACGTGAAGTCAGTGTTCAG GCATGCGTGTGTGCCGGTAGACTTTGAGGAGGTACATGTGAGCTCCACGGCCGATGAGGAAGACATCAGAAATGCCATCATGGCCATCCGTCGGAACCGTGTGGCGTTGAAGG GCAACATTGAAACAAACCACAACCTGCCACCATCCCATAAATCCCGGAACAACATCCTCCG CACCAGCCTGGACCTCTATGCCAATGTCATCCACTGTAAGAGCCTGCCAGGCGTGGTCACCCGGTACAAGGACATTGACATCCTCATTGTCCGCGAGAATACCGAAGGCGAGTACAGCAGTCTGGAGCATGAG AGCGTGACCGGAGTGGTGGAGAGCCTGAAGATCATCACCAAGGCCAAGTCCCTGCGCATCGCAGAGTACGCCTTCAAGCTGGCCCAGGAGAGCGGCCGCAAAAAAGTCACTGCAGTGCACAAGGCCAACATCAT gaagcTGGGCGATGGCCTCTTCCTGCAGTGCTGCCGGGAGGTGGCTGCCCGCTACCCGCAGATTGCCTTTGAGAGCATGATTGTGGACAACACCACCATGCAG CTGGTGTCCCGGCCTCAGCAGTTTGACGTCATGGTGATGCCCAACCTGTATGGCAATATCGTCAACAATGTGTGCGCTGGGCTGGTTGGCGGCCCGGGCCTTGTGGCTGGGGCCAACTATGGACATGTCTATGCAGTGTTTGAGACG GCCACCCGGAACACGGGCAAGAGCATCGCGAACAAGAACATCGCCAACCCCACAGCCACCCTTCTGGCCAGTTGCATGATGCTGGACCACCTCAA GCTCCACTCCTACGCCAGTGCCATCCGCAAAGCCGTCTTGGTGTCCatggacaatgagaat GTGCACACCCCGGACATTGGGGGCCAGGGCACCACCTCCGAAGCTATCCAGCACATCATCCGCCACATCCGAGTGAACGGCGGCACCGTGGAGGCCTAG
- the SSR4 gene encoding translocon-associated protein subunit delta isoform X2, which yields MAVAVALGALALFLLSGLSGCSGPPAEACVEPQITPSYYTTSDAVIATETVFIVEISLSCKNRVQNMALYADVGGKQFPVTRGQDVGRYQVSWSLDHKSAHVGTYEVRFFDEEAYSLLRKAQRNDEDVSTIQPLFTVNVDHRGAWNGPWVSTEVLAAVLGLLLYYLAFSAKSNIQA from the exons ATGGCGGTGGCGGTAGCTCTCGGGGCCCTGGCTCTCTTCCTGCTGTCTGGCCTGTCCGGCTGCTCAG GTCCCCCTGCAGAGGCCTGCGTGGAGCCCCAGATCACCCCCTCGTACTACACCACATCAGATGCTGTCATTGCCACGGAGACGGTCTTCATCGTGGAGATCTCCCTGAGCTGCAAGAATAGGGTCCAG AACATGGCTCTTTATGCTGACGTCGGGGGGAAACAATTTCCTGTGACCCGGGGCCAGGATGTCGGACGCTACCAG GTGTCCTGGAGCCTGGATCACAAGAGTGCCCACGTGGGCACCTATGAGGTCAGGTTCTTCGATGAGGAGGCCTACAGTCTCCTGAGGAAG GCTCAGAGAAACGACGAGGATGTCTCCACCATCCAGCCCCTGTTCACAGTCAATGTAGACCATCGG GGCGCCTggaatgggccctgggtctccaccgaGGTGCTGGCAGCTGTCCTGGGCCTGCTGCTCTACTACCTGGCCTTCAGCGCTAAGAGCAACATCCAGGCCTGA
- the SSR4 gene encoding translocon-associated protein subunit delta isoform X1, producing the protein MAVAVALGALALFLLSGLSGCSGSSLPGPPAEACVEPQITPSYYTTSDAVIATETVFIVEISLSCKNRVQNMALYADVGGKQFPVTRGQDVGRYQVSWSLDHKSAHVGTYEVRFFDEEAYSLLRKAQRNDEDVSTIQPLFTVNVDHRGAWNGPWVSTEVLAAVLGLLLYYLAFSAKSNIQA; encoded by the exons ATGGCGGTGGCGGTAGCTCTCGGGGCCCTGGCTCTCTTCCTGCTGTCTGGCCTGTCCGGCTGCTCAG GGTCCTCTCTGCCAGGTCCCCCTGCAGAGGCCTGCGTGGAGCCCCAGATCACCCCCTCGTACTACACCACATCAGATGCTGTCATTGCCACGGAGACGGTCTTCATCGTGGAGATCTCCCTGAGCTGCAAGAATAGGGTCCAG AACATGGCTCTTTATGCTGACGTCGGGGGGAAACAATTTCCTGTGACCCGGGGCCAGGATGTCGGACGCTACCAG GTGTCCTGGAGCCTGGATCACAAGAGTGCCCACGTGGGCACCTATGAGGTCAGGTTCTTCGATGAGGAGGCCTACAGTCTCCTGAGGAAG GCTCAGAGAAACGACGAGGATGTCTCCACCATCCAGCCCCTGTTCACAGTCAATGTAGACCATCGG GGCGCCTggaatgggccctgggtctccaccgaGGTGCTGGCAGCTGTCCTGGGCCTGCTGCTCTACTACCTGGCCTTCAGCGCTAAGAGCAACATCCAGGCCTGA
- the PDZD4 gene encoding PDZ domain-containing protein 4 has translation MALGKLRPPTPPMVILEPYVLSELPPISHEYYDPAEFMEGSQQEADRLDELEYEEVELYKTSHRDKLGLMVCYRTDDEEDLGIYVGEVNPDSIAAKDGRIREGDRIIQINGVAVQNREEAVAVLSQEENTNISLLLARPESELTKRWKDSDRDDFLDDFGSENDGESRASKLKSPPAQAVSRSEGEREPGASAGPDPGPAEERTNEPISLPQLANEEEKVAPTGGPGLSNSQELDSGVGRTDESTRNEESSEHDLLGDEPPSVINTPGTLRKFGLQGDALQSRDFHFSMDSLLAEGAGLGARDVPGLTDEECERYRELLEIRGHLENGNPLGLLFPRASVGPSALDVNRNESLGHEVAMLEEELRHLEFKCRNILRAQKMQQLRERCMKAWLLEEEGLYALGASEPPKHELSDISELPEKSDRDSTSAYNTGESCRSTPLLTEPLPESPLRRPTSSSNSNLNRTVASAPGPTPSKAAAPQGSPAKFRSLSRDATEVGRRQHSEERVRRSPKSGATLERVGPEGSPYLSRRPRAQGQEGEHFHCGTLSSARGLGELAQGPLTLAGSPRVPTVAPGSEAPRMEWKVKVRSDGTRYVAKRPVRDRLLKARALKIREERSGMTTDDDAVSEMKMGRYWSKEERKQHLIRAREQRKRRELMMQSRLECLREQQGGDGKAELNIIALSHRKSLKKRNKKILDNWITIQEMLAHGARSADGKRVYNPLLSVTTV, from the exons ATGGCGCTGGGCAAGCTACGCCCGCCCACCCCGCCAATGGTCATCCTGGAGCCGTACGTCCTTTCCGAGCT CCCTCCCATCAGCCATGAGTATTACGACCCTGCGGAGTTCATGGAGGGCAGCCAGCAGGAGGCCGACCGGCTGGACGAGTTGGAGTATGAG GAGGTGGAGCTATATAAGACCAGCCACCGGGACAAGTTGGGCCTGATGGTGTGCTACCGCACAGACGACGAAGAGGACCTGGGCATCTACGTTGGAGAG GTCAATCCCGACAGCATCGCTGCCAAGGACGGCCGAATCCGAGAGGGTGACCGTATCATCCAG ATTAACGGTGTGGCTGTGCAGAATCGGGAGGAGGCTGTGGCCGTCTTGAGCCAGGAGGAGAACACCAATATCTCCCTGCTGCTGGCCCGGCCTGAGAGCGAG TTGACGAAGCGTTGGAAGGACAGTGACCGGGATGACTTCTTGGATGACTTTGGCTCAGAGAACGATGGAGAGTCCCGGGCCTCAAAGCTGAAATCACCCCCTGCCCAGGCCGTGAGTCGGAGTGAGGGTGAGAGGGAGCCAGGGGCCTCTGCCGGGCCTGACCCTGGACCGGCTGAGGAGAGGACCAACGAGCCCatctctctgcctcagctggccaaTGAGGAGGAAAAGGTGGCCCCAACTGGGGGCCCAGGCCTGAGCAACAGCCAGGAGCTGGATAGTGGGGTGGGCCGGACTGATGAGAGCACGCGCAACGAGGAGAGCTCTGAGCATGACCTCCTGGGCGACGAGCCCCCCAGCGTCATCAACACCCCTGGCACCCTGCGCAAGTTTGGTCTCCAGGGGGACGCCCTGCAGAGCCGGGACTTCCACTTCAGCATGGACTCTCTGCTGGCCGAGGGTGCTGGACTGGGTGCCAGGGACGTCCCAGGCCTCACCGACGAGGAGTGTGAGCGCTACCGGGAGCTGCTGGAGATCAGGGGCCACCTGGAGAATGGCAACCCACTGGGACTGCTCTTCCCACGCGCTTCTGTGGGGCCCAGTGCCCTGGACGTCAATCGCAATGAAAGCCTTGGCCACGAGGTGGCCATGCTGGAGGAGGAGCTGCGGCACCTGGAGTTCAAGTGCCGCAACATTCTGCGGGCCCAGAAGATGCAGCAGCTGCGGGAACGCTGCATGAAGGCCTGGCTGCTGGAGGAGGAGGGACTGTATGCACTGGGGGCCAGCGAGCCCCCGAAGCATGAGCTTTCTGACATCTCTGAGCTGCCCGAGAAGTCGGACCGGGACAGCACCAGCGCCTACAACACCGGGGAGAGCTGTCGCAGCACGCCTCTACTCACTGAGCCGCTGCCAGAGAGTCCCCTGCGCCGCCCCACCTCCTCCAGCAACTCCAACCTGAACCGGACTGTGGCCAGTGCACCTGGCCCCACCCCATCAAAGGCGGCTGCCCCTCAAGGGAGTCCCGCCAAGTTCCGCTCCCTGTCCCGTGATGCCACCGAGGTGGGCCGGAGACAGCATTCAGAGGAGCGGGTTCGCCGCAGCCCCAAGAGTGGGGCTACCCTGGAGCGGGTGGGCCCTGAGGGCAGCCCCTACCTTTCCCGGCGACCCCGTGCCCAGGGCCAGGAGGGCGAGCATTTCCACTGTGGCACACTGTCCTCTGCTCGGGGTCTAGGGGAGCTGGCTCAGGGTCCCCTGACCTTGGCAGGCAGCCCGCGGGTGCCCACTGTGGCCCCGGGCTCCGAAGCTCCTCGTATGGAGTGGAAGGTGAAGGTGCGTAGTGATGGGACCCGCTACGTGGCCAAGCGGCCGGTGCGTGACCGGCTCTTGAAGGCCCGTGCTCTGAAGATTCGTGAGGAACGTAGTGGCATGACGACAGATGACGATGCGGTGAGTGAGATGAAGATGGGCCGCTACTGGAGCAAGGAGGAGCGGAAGCAGCACCTGATCCGAGCCCGCGAGCAGCGCAAGCGGCGCGAGCTCATGATGCAGAGCCGCCTGGAGTGCCTGCGGGAGCAGCAGGGCGGCGATGGCAAGGCTGAGCTCAACATCATTGCTCTCAGCCACCGCAAGAGCCTGAAGAAGCGGAACAAGAAGATCCTCGACAACTGGATCACCATCCAGGAAATGCTGGCCCATGGGGCACGCTCTGCTGACGGCAAGCGGGTCTACAACCCTCTGCTGTCTGTCACCACTGTCTGA